The following coding sequences lie in one Danio rerio strain Tuebingen ecotype United States chromosome 3, GRCz12tu, whole genome shotgun sequence genomic window:
- the brd4 gene encoding bromodomain-containing protein 4 (The RefSeq protein has 2 substitutions compared to this genomic sequence), producing the protein MGDGLDAVQMSGSSSSQGQPSSQAPSSFNPNPPETSNPTRPKRQTNQLQYLLKVVLKSLWKHQFAWPFHAPVDAVKLNLPDYYKIIKNPMDMGTIKKRLESAFYTSAQECIQDFNTMFTNCYIYNKPGDDIVLMAEALEKVFLTKISEMPQQEVEISTTAGKGRGRGRRDPDMNMKVGPVLEPLTASPQTRGLSNLTPGPQTRGPPQGPPTLPPQPIVQIQALPPRVPPSLPTIPLHAPQLGPPFSLGPTDCNPPAPIITAVPPPTQTALPPVHIQQSAAPPILQTPISIPNKRKSQKRKADTTTPTANDQLNESSPAESKSGKTLPRRDNTRPSKLPKKEAPDSQHHWTAAPGTPSPKQQEQLRYCSGIVKDMFAKKHAAYAWPFYKPVDVDTLGLHDYHDIIKHPMDLSTIKDKLETRQYREAQEFAADVRLMFSNCYKYNPPDHEVVAMARKLQDVFEMRFAKMPDEPEEMLAPAPAPVLHPAPVKTQPVMATASSSDTSSDSSSESESSTDDSEEERAQRLAELQEQLKAVHEQLAALSQPQASKPKKKEKEKKEKKKDKHKKKAGVMPALEEILEPPPALKPQGKPKNKDPLPKKSKKLSKKEGGKSNRSMAPPGAAPPTLQPVPGLDTEEDLGLTGGAAMAGMAAGEKCKPMSYEEKRQLSLDINKLPGDKLGRVVHIIQSREPSLKNSNPDEIEIDFETLKPSTLRELERYVSSCLRKKKKPAVPEKSMEAISAVKTKGTSSDSGSSSESSSSESEDSETGMASKPKKRGRGEGKKAHHQTTAPGMPLPQVPLQPQTPALQPSIQLKQQQPQHPSPAAYMPPPVTALEPSQLLENPFDPLAHFMHLPHHANDSSSPAPPHLNAHPPGGPVSPETHPFLNQHPILPSPALHNALPQQPSRPSNRAAPLPPKPLQQSTSQQQPPPQQTLVPPQQLQPQQQQPAPPQQQHLPHHPLHAPQQMRPRPLSPPTLTPQGLLSSQPPQMLLEDDEEPVPSMSLPMYLQHLQPNRLQATPTSLMQSLQSRPQPPGQPSLLQSVQVQSHLPPPQLPVQTQVQPQQPAPHQPSPQLSQHQARHMQQLGFPQGPLQTAQTQPGQHKVSMPSTKAQQIIQQQQATQHHSPRQHKADSYNSAHLRDNPSPLMMHSPQIPQYSLVHQSPSQDKKEPQRGPSALGGIKEEKLPPSPVMRGEPFSPAMRPESHKHPDSKPTMPGHSQQRADMKPLEMSRPVIRSSEQSGPPPSMQDKEKFKQEPKTPSAPKKVQDVKFKNMGSWASLAQKSSTTPSSGLKSSSDSFEQFRRAAREKEEREKALKAQVEQAEKDRLRKEQEKLRGRDEEDSIEPPRRPLEEPRRRQEPQQVQPPPQQHQTQAQAQTLNPAQSPSASQPTQAPPQSPASSQSALDQQREMARRREQERRRREAMAATIDMNFQSDLMAIFEENLF; encoded by the exons ATGGGGGACGGCCTGGACGCAGTTCAGATGTCGGGGAGCAGCAGCAGTCAGGGGCAGCCCTCGTCCCAGGCCCCTTCTTCCTTCAACCCGAATCCCCCAGAAACCTCCAACCCCACCCGGCCCAAGCGCCAGACCAACCAGCTGCAGTACCTGCTGAAGGTGGTGCTGAAGAGTCTTTGGAAGCACCAGTTCGCTTGGCCTTTTCATGCTCCTGTCGACGCCGTTAAGCTAAATCTGCCT GACTATTACAAGATAATCAAAAACCCTATGGACATGGGAACAATCAAGAAACGCCTAGAGAGCGCATTCTACACCAGTGCCCAAGAATGTATTCAAGACTTCAACACCATGTTTACCAACTGCTACATTTACAATAAG CCTGGGGATGACATAGTCTTAATGGCCGAAGCACTGGAGAAGGTGTTCCTTACCAAGATTTCAGAGATGCCCCAGCAGGAGGTTGAAATATCCACCACGGCTGGCAAAGGTCGTGGCCGGGGCAGGAGGGATCCAG ACATGAACATGAAGGTCGGACCTGTTCTGGAGCCTTTGACTGCAAGCCCTCAAACACGTGGCCTTTCTAATCTTACCCCAGGGCCACAAACTAGAGGACCACCACAGGGTCCACCTACTTTACCTCCCCAGCCTATAGTGCAAATTCAAGCCTTGCCCCCTAGAGTGCCCCCTTCGCTTCCCACAATCCCTCTCCACGCGCCTCAATTAGGGCCGCCTTTTTCGTTGGGCCCCACTGACTGCAACCCACCGGCCCCCATCATAACGGCTGTGCCTCCCCCCACTCAAACCGCCCTGCCACCTGTGCACATTCAACAGAGCGCTGCTCCACCTATTCTACAAACTCCCATCTCAATACCTAACAAA agaaaaagtcagaaaaggaAAGCAGACACAACGACACCTACGGCAAACGACCAGCTGAACGAGTCCTCACCCGCCGAGTCAAAGTCAGGCAAGACTCTTCCACGCCGGGATAATACACGACCAAGCAAATTACCCAAAAAGGAGGCACCGGACTCCCAGCACCATTGGACAGCCGCCCCTGGAACCCCTAGTCCCAAACAGCAAGAGCAGTTACGCTATTGCTCGGGCATCGTAAAGGACATGTTTGCTAAGAAACACGCAGCGTACGCCTGGCCCTTCTACAAGCCAGTGGACGTGGACACTTTAGGGCTGCACGACTACCATGACATCATCAAACACCCCATGGACCTCAGCACGATTAAG GATAAGTTGGAAACCAGACAGTACAGAGAAGCTCAGGAGTTTGCAGCAGATGTACGGTTAATGTTCTCCAACTGCTACAAGTACAACCCTCCAGACCATGAAGTGGTGGCTATGGCACGCAAACTACAG GATGTGTTTGAGATGCGTTTTGCTAAAATGCCTGATGAGCCAGAAGAAATGCTGGCCCCTGCTCCTGCGCCAGTGCTCCATCCGGCACCTGTAAAGACACAGCCGGTCATGGCCACTGCCTCATCCTCGGACACCTCCAGCGATTCGTCATCGGAATCCGAGTCCTCCACGGACGATTCTGAAGAGGAAAGAGCCCAGAGGCTAGCAGAGCTTCAGGAGCAG TTGAAAGCGGTTCATGAGCAGCTGGCTGCCTTGTCCCAGCCTCAGGCCAGCAAACCAAAGAAAAAGGAGAAGGaaaagaaggagaagaagaaagACAAGCACAAAAAGAAAGCAGGAGTCATGCCGGCACTGGAAGAGATCCTGGAGCCGCCTCCTGCCCTCAAGCCTCAAGGAAAGCCCAAGAACAAGGATCCTCTGCCTAAGAAGTCTAAGAAGCTTAG CAAGAAGGAGGGAGGAAAGGGCACCCGCTCCATGGCTCCTCCAGGTGCTGCCCCACCAACCCTGCAGCCTGTGCCAGGTCTGGATACTGAAGAGGATCTGGGTCTTACTGGAGGGGCTGCGATGGCAGGCATGGCCGCAGGGGAGAAGTGTAAACCCATGTCCTATGAAGAGAAGAGACAGCTGAGTCTGGACATTAACAAGCTGCCTGGAGACAAGCTGGGCCGAGTGGTTCATATCATTCAGTCCCGCGAGCCTTCACTCAAGAACTCCAACCCGGACGAGATTGAGATCGACTTCGAGACGTTAAAACCTTCAACGCTGCGGGAGCTGGAGAGATACGTGTCGTCCTGTCTTCGCAAGAAGAAGAAACCAGCCG TTCCGGAGAAGTCCATGGAGGCGATAAGTGCTGTCAAGACAAAAGGCACTTCCTCCGATTCGGGCAGCAGCAGTGAGTCCAGCTCCTCAGAAAGTGAAGACTCTGAGACAG GGATGGCTTCTAAGCCAAAGAAGAGAGGGAGAGGTGAAGGAAAGAAGGCTCATCACCAGACCACGGCTCCAGGCATGCCTCTGCCGCAGGTCCCCCTTCAACCCCAGACCCCTGCTCTGCAACCCAGCATTCAGCTGAAGCAGCAGCAGCCGCAGCATCCCTCTCCAGCTGCTTACATGCCACCTCCCGTCACGGCTCTGGAGCCCTCGCAGCTCCTGGAAAACCCTTTTGACCCTCTGGCTCACTTCATGCACCTTCCTCACCACGCAAACGACTCGTCCTCTCCTGCTCCACCTCACCTCAACGCTCACCCTCCAGGAGGCCCAGTGTCACCTGAGACGCATCCGTTCCTCAACCAGCACCCCATCCTTCCATCCCCAG CCCTGCACAACGCTTTGCCCCAACAGCCTTCACGGCCCAGTAACAGGGCAGCCCCACTACCTCCTAAACCTCTGCAGCAAAGCACGTCCCAACAGCAGCCACCACCCCAGCAGACCCTGGTGCCCCCACAGCAGCTTCAGccgcagcagcagcagcctgCTCCACCCCAGCAGCAGCACCTCCCTCATCACCCGCTACACGCCCCACAGCAGATGCGCCCAAGGCCGCTATCCCCTCCTACGCTCACACCCCAAGGCCTGCTCTCCTCTCAGCCCCCTCAGATGCTGCTGGAGGATGACGAGGAGCCTGTGCCCTCCATGTCCCTGCCCATGTACTTGCAGCACCTACAGCCCAACCGACTACAGGCAACGCCGACATCACTGATGCAGTCGCTGCAGAGCAGGCCTCAGCCGCCAGGACAGCCGTCTCTGCTGCAGTCGGTGCAGGTTCAATCTCACTTGCCCCCTCCGCAGCTTCCCGTTCAGACTCAAGTGCAGCCGCAGCAGCCAGCGCCACACCAGCCCTCGCCACAGCTCTCACAGCACCAGGCCAGACACATGCAGCAGCTCGGCTTCCCTCAAGGCCCGCTGCAGACCGCACAGACGCAGCCCGGTCAACACAAAGTGTCCATGCCCTCCACAAAAGCACAGCAGATCATCCAGCAGCAGCAGGCCACGCAGCATCACTCGCCACGCCAACACAAAGCTGACTCCTACAACTCCG CACACCTGCGAGATAACCCCTCCCCGCTCATGATGCATTCCCCTCAGATCCCCCAGTATTCTTTAGTCCACCAGTCCCCCTCTCAGGACAAAAAG GAACCACAGCGAGGTCCTTCAGCTTTGGGTGGCATTAAAGAAGAAAAGCTGCCCCCGTCACCTGTGATGCGCGGTGAGCCCTTCAGTCCGGCCATGAGACCAGAGTCTCATAAACATCCCGACAGCAAACCCACAATGCCGGGCCACAGCCAACAGA GAGCAGATATGAAACCACTTGAAATGTCCCGTCCTGTGATCCGCTCGTCTGAACAGAGCGGCCCGCCTCCTTCCATGCAGGACAAAGAGAAGTTTAAACAGGAGCCCAAGACGCCCTCGGCTCCTAAAAAGGTACAG GATGTGAAATTTAAGAACATGGGTTCCTGGGCGAGCCTGGCACAGAAATCCTCCACCACTCCCTCGTCCGGTCTGAAGTCCTCCAGTGACAGCTTCGAGCAGTTTCGGCGTGCTGCCCGAGAGAAGGAAGAGCGAGAGAAAGCCCTCAAGGCCCAAGTCGAGCAAGCTGAGAAAGACCGGCTGCGTAAAGAACAGGAGAAACTTCG GGGTCGAGATGAGGAGGACTCGATTGAGCCGCCTCGACGGCCTCTGGAGGAGCCCCGCAGGCGGCAGGAGCCCCAGCAGGTCCAGCCGCCACCACAGCAGCACCAAACTCAAGCCCAAGCCCAAACCCTAAACCCGGCACAGTCACCCTCGGCCTCGCAGCCGACACAAGCCCCACCACAGTCGCCCGCCTCGTCCCAGAGTGCACTTGACCAGCAGAGGGAGATGGCACGTCGCCGAGAGCAGGAGCGGAGAAGGAGAGAGGCG ATGGCAGCTACTATCGACATGAATTTCCAAAGCGATTTGATGGCGATCTTTGAGGAGAACTTGTTCTGA